The following are encoded in a window of Haliotis asinina isolate JCU_RB_2024 chromosome 14, JCU_Hal_asi_v2, whole genome shotgun sequence genomic DNA:
- the LOC137261393 gene encoding histone-lysine N-methyltransferase SETDB1-like isoform X2 — translation MEAAEDEEQMYQVVKNDLDNLISSILEQEQDDDSDELNVFNTQVRQIERKQREINRIFQECQDHLDKYQETLRLEQEDEDERQKEAEAAVAEAQETERKQKLREAEEAAEVLNLVEDSDDDIEIIGSSFDPNVAASRKAIIKAHMAARPAAKQPVKQADAPASQPETPAQNVTAPVAAGVSGQVSVAHLRAILTEAINKQMPGSQAHAQSQAQLLQLQQQAQKGELTPLQKQLNTDITSTAPKTPVAILPKVSTKPKSSSSSQDWKEVDIASKVLAKKFNDIWYSGTITDIVNKLDPPDVRKYKVKFDGKGMKILSGKHIAYRDPIHVVLKVGSRCVALYRDDEANGPNSFYAGIVAEAPSVKNQKRYLIFFDDGYAQYCYPKEIHKVCHQSDNVWEDIHPDSQEFIKEYLKQYPERPMVRLLKGQVVRTEWNGKWWTAKVMEVDASLVKMFFQADKRTESIYRGSTRLEPLFKALANAEAIKAAGSSKARRHNLDPKANRKPLVEYTRGVSEEHSNKSVNKPATPPAASTPTSIAPTPPPPQALGPGYNQNHPAVQAYLQAREAGTQRAQLATTIPTMGGEHKKRPVAKKSTGSRPLPVTPPVTTSAWEAPWLKLPKRGGTNTTVSSATVTKTTMPQVSAADNEMRKAFYQASSISSNTVAQDMASVLQERLKTVDEADIDEEALGERMDTMLDLKEKIRKKFIPHTCGKQCKKNNDEELEKLKGRSTLLKPLLCGWERHVCKQRPSGRRVVMYQGPCQRRLRCIEEVDLYLCVTDSPLTIDLFCFDPVLHVHTEFVPVKTFCDIKDLSYGKEAVPISCINGIDRQYPDYVEYSNQRIPAQGVKLNLDSDFLICCDCTDNCRDKSKCQCCQLTIEHTEALGPNYRDPSAGYDFRRLKEPIFTGIFECNPRCKCDSRCHNRLAQNGLSLRLQVFKTEKRGWGLRCLDDIPKGGFICIYAGQLLTEGGANEDGKQYGDEYLAELDFIEVVERQKEGYESDVEEDQGIGDDDSHDEEEGDEAVTSDTSDSDFAGEGNDQNVEHKEHATRYEKKTAAWVDSISTDPNSADPASTDSVSHPIMIDDEEEGSLPVDKLEKKESMDFDELPDLDLPVEKKPSAKELTPDKPKPRLARKSTTSVHSDAKEESDSDTEPQKNEKLLGRARKSTGGSRFKNLPNPRAQMGRKGEDSKTREKRESQDQRPGTRFYFRDGQTCYIMDAKSMGNIGRYLNHSCSPNVFVQNVFVDTQDLRFPWVAFFAGQYIRAGTELTWDYNYEVGSVPDKVLYCYCGSSQCRGRLL, via the exons CAGGTAGTCAAGAATGACCTTGACAACCTTATCTCATCCATTTTGGAACAGGAACAGGATGATGACTCTGATGAGCTCAATGTGTTCAACACCCAGGTCAGGCAGATAGAAC GAaaacaaagggagataaataGAATATTCCAAGAATGTCAAGACCATTTGGACAAATATCAGGAGACCCTCCGCCTGGAGCAGGAAGATGAGGA tgaGAGACAGAAGGAGGCAGAAGCAGCTGTAGCGGAGGCGCAGGAAACTGAACGTAAGCAGAAGTTGCGTGAAGCAGAGGAGGCAGCAGAGGTTCTCAATCTTGTGgaggacagtgatgatgacatTGAAATCATTGGGTCATCGTTTGATCCAAATGTTGCAGCCAGCAGAAAGGCCATCATCAAGGCACACATGGCTGCCAGGCCTGCTGCCAAACAGCCAGTGAAGCAAGCAGATGCACCAGCCTCACAACCTGAGACACCTGCACAGAATGTCAC TGCCCCAGTGGCAGCTGGGGTGTCTGGTCAAGTGTCAGTAGCTCACCTGAGAGCTATCCTCACAGAAGCTATCAACAAGCAGATGCCAGGCTCACAGGCACATGCTCAGTCTCAGGCTCAACTTCTACAGTTACAACAG CAAGCCCAGAAGGGTGAGTTGACGCCCCTGCAGAAGCAGCTGAACACCGACATCACAAGCACAGCTCCCAAGACACCTGTTGCAATCCTGCCAAAAGTTTCTACAAAACCTAAAAGCTCATCTTCTTCTCAGGACTG GAAAGAGGTGGACATTGCATCTAAAGTGCTAGCCAAGAAGTTCAATGATATCTGGTACTCTGGAACAATAACTGACATTGTCAACAAGTTGGATCCACCAGATGTG AGAAAATATAAGGTGAAGTTTGACGGCAAGGGTATGAAGATTCTCTCTGGGAAGCACATTGCATACAGGGACCCAATACATGTAGTGCTAAAGGTTGGATCCAGATGTGTTG CACTGTATCGGGATGATGAAGCTAATGGTCCCAATTCCTTCTATGCTGGGATTGTTGCTGAGGCGCCAAGTGTCAAGAACCAAAAACG atatCTGATATTCTTTGATGATGGATATGCACAGTACTGTTATCCCAAGGAAATTCACAAAGTCTGCCATCAAA GTGACAATGTATGGGAAGATATTCACCCAGATTCTCAGGAATTTATCAAAGAATACCTCAAACAGTACCCAGAG AGGCCGATGGTGCGTCTGTTGaagggtcaggtggtcaggaccGAGTGGAATGGGAAGTG GTGGACAGCTAAGGTGATGGAAGTGGATGCTAGCCTGGTGAAGATGTTCTTCCAGGCTGACAAGCGAACTGAGTCGATATACAGAGGGTCTACCAGACTGGAACCTTTGTTTAAGGCACTG GCCAATGCAGAGGCTATCAAGGCAGCAGGAAGTAGCAAGGCTAGGCGCCACAATCTGGATCCTAAGGCCAACAGGAAGCCCCTTGTTGAGTATACTCGGGGAGTGTCGGAAGAACACTCAAATAAATCTGTGAACAAGCCAGCGACCCCACCTGCTGCCTCTACCCCAACATCTATAGCACCTACCCCTCCCCCACCTCAGGCTCTGGGCCCAGGGTACAACCAGAATCACCCTGCGGTCCAAGCATACCTCCAGGCTCGAGAAGCTGGTACCCAGCGGGCCCAACTGGCTACAACCATTCCTACCATGGGGGGAGAACACAAAAAACGTCCTGTTGCGAAGAAGAGCACCGGCAGCCGCCCCCTCCCAGTTACTCCACCTGTGACAACCTCTGCATGGGAAGCTCCTTGGCTGAAGCTGCCAAAACGAGGTGGAACAAATACTACTGTCAGTTCGGCCACCGTCACCAAGACAACCATGCCACAGGTGTCAGCTGCTGATAATGAAATGCGTAAAG CCTTCTACCAGGCCAGCAGTATCAGCAGCAACACAGTGGCCCAGGACATGGCCAGCGTCCTGCAGGAGCGGCTCAAGACTGTAGACGAGGCAGATATAG ATGAGGAGGCTCTAGGGGAAAGGATGGACACGATGCTGGACTTAAAGGAGAAAATCAGGAAGAAATTCA TTCCCCACACTTGTGGAAAGCAGTGCAAGAAGAACAATGATGAGGAGCTTGAGAAATTGAAGGGCCGCAGTACGCTCCTCAAACCTCTACTGTGTGGCTGGGAAAG GCATGTGTGTAAGCAGCGTCCAAGTGGTCGTCGTGTGGTGATGTATCAGGGACCATGCCAGAGACGACTTCGCTGTATAGAGGAAGTGGACCTGTATCTCTGTGTCACCGATTCTCCCCTCACCATCGACCTCTTCTGTTTCGATCCTGTGCTACATGTGCACACAGAGTTCGTGCCTGTCAAG ACATTTTGTGATATCAAGGATTTGTCATATGGCAAGGAAGCTGTCCCGATATCATGTATCAATGGAATAGATCGACAGTACCCGGACTATGTGGAGTATTCAAACCAGAGGATCCCAGCACAAGGGGTCAAGCTCAACCTTGACTCGGACTTCCTAATATGTTGTGACTGTACAGACAACTGTAGG GATAAGTCCAAGTGCCAGTGTTGCCAGCTCACCATTGAGCATACTGAGGCTCTGGGGCCCAACTATAGAGACCCCTCAGCCGGTTACGACTTCCGCAGGCTGAAGGAGCCGATATTTACAGG tatctttGAGTGCAATCCCCGCTGTAAGTGCGACAGTCGCTGTCACAATCGCCTGGCACAGAATGGGCTTAGTCTGCGTCTCCAGGTGTTCAAGACAGAGAAAAG GGGATGGGGCCTACGTTGCCTTGACGACATTCCAAAGGGAGGCTTCATCTGTATCTATGCTGGTCAACTGTTGACAGAAGGTGGTGCAAATGAG gatggtaaacaataTGGGGACGAGTACTTGGCTGAGTTGGACTTCATCGAGGTAGTGGAACGTCAGAAGGAGGGGTATGAGAGTGATGTGGAAGAAGATCAAGGTATTGGGGATGATGACTCACATGATGAAGAAGAAGGGGATGAAGCCGTCACGAGTGATACGTCTGACAG TGACTTTGCTGGTGAAGGAAATGACCAGAACGTAGAGCACAAAGAGCATGCCACCAG GTACGAGAAGAAGACAGCTGCCTGGGTGGACAGTATCTCCACTGATCCAAACTCAGCAGACCCGGCCTCAACTGACTCCGTGTCTCACCCTATCATGATTGATGATGAGGAAGAAGGTTCACTTCCTGTGGACAAACTTGAAAAGAAGGAGTCCATGGATTTTGATGAGCtgcctgaccttgaccttccagTGGAGAAGAAACCGTCGGCAAAGGAACTTACACCAGATAAACCGAAGCCTCGACTTGCGAGGAAGTCCACAACATCAGTTCATTCAG ATGCGAAAGAAGAAAGTGATTCAGACACTGAGCCTCAGAAAAATGAGAAACTTCTTGGTCGAG cCAGGAAAAGCACTGGTGGTTCTCGGTTTAAGAACTTACCGAACCCTCGAGCTCAGATGGGGCGCAAGGGTGAAGACAGTAAGACAC GAGAGAAGAGGGAGAGTCAGGATCAGCGACCTGGAACCCGCTTCTACTTCCGTGATGGACAGACCTGCTACATCATGGATGCTAAGTCCATGGGCAATATCGGCCGATACCTCAAT CACAGTTGCAGTCCAAACGTGTTTGTACAGAATGTGTTTGTGGACACACAGGACCTCCGGTTCCCATGGGTGGCCTTCTTTGCTGGACA ATATATCCGTGCGGGGACCGAGCTCACCTGGGACTACAACTATGAAGTGGGTAGTGTCCCAGACAAGGTGCTCTACTGCTACTGTGGCTCCTCCCAGTGCCGAGGCAGACTGCTCTAG
- the LOC137261393 gene encoding histone-lysine N-methyltransferase SETDB1-B-like isoform X1, with protein sequence MEAAEDEEQMYQVVKNDLDNLISSILEQEQDDDSDELNVFNTQVRQIERKQREINRIFQECQDHLDKYQETLRLEQEDEDERQKEAEAAVAEAQETERKQKLREAEEAAEVLNLVEDSDDDIEIIGSSFDPNVAASRKAIIKAHMAARPAAKQPVKQADAPASQPETPAQNVTAPVAAGVSGQVSVAHLRAILTEAINKQMPGSQAHAQSQAQLLQLQQQAQKGELTPLQKQLNTDITSTAPKTPVAILPKVSTKPKSSSSSQDWKEVDIASKVLAKKFNDIWYSGTITDIVNKLDPPDVRKYKVKFDGKGMKILSGKHIAYRDPIHVVLKVGSRCVALYRDDEANGPNSFYAGIVAEAPSVKNQKRYLIFFDDGYAQYCYPKEIHKVCHQSDNVWEDIHPDSQEFIKEYLKQYPERPMVRLLKGQVVRTEWNGKWWTAKVMEVDASLVKMFFQADKRTESIYRGSTRLEPLFKALANAEAIKAAGSSKARRHNLDPKANRKPLVEYTRGVSEEHSNKSVNKPATPPAASTPTSIAPTPPPPQALGPGYNQNHPAVQAYLQAREAGTQRAQLATTIPTMGGEHKKRPVAKKSTGSRPLPVTPPVTTSAWEAPWLKLPKRGGTNTTVSSATVTKTTMPQVSAADNEMRKAFYQASSISSNTVAQDMASVLQERLKTVDEADIDEEALGERMDTMLDLKEKIRKKFIPHTCGKQCKKNNDEELEKLKGRSTLLKPLLCGWERHVCKQRPSGRRVVMYQGPCQRRLRCIEEVDLYLCVTDSPLTIDLFCFDPVLHVHTEFVPVKTFCDIKDLSYGKEAVPISCINGIDRQYPDYVEYSNQRIPAQGVKLNLDSDFLICCDCTDNCRDKSKCQCCQLTIEHTEALGPNYRDPSAGYDFRRLKEPIFTGIFECNPRCKCDSRCHNRLAQNGLSLRLQVFKTEKRGWGLRCLDDIPKGGFICIYAGQLLTEGGANEDGKQYGDEYLAELDFIEVVERQKEGYESDVEEDQGIGDDDSHDEEEGDEAVTSDTSDSDFAGEGNDQNVEHKEHATRYEKKTAAWVDSISTDPNSADPASTDSVSHPIMIDDEEEGSLPVDKLEKKESMDFDELPDLDLPVEKKPSAKELTPDKPKPRLARKSTTSVHSEPKHPDVDEKKIITDAKEESDSDTEPQKNEKLLGRARKSTGGSRFKNLPNPRAQMGRKGEDSKTREKRESQDQRPGTRFYFRDGQTCYIMDAKSMGNIGRYLNHSCSPNVFVQNVFVDTQDLRFPWVAFFAGQYIRAGTELTWDYNYEVGSVPDKVLYCYCGSSQCRGRLL encoded by the exons CAGGTAGTCAAGAATGACCTTGACAACCTTATCTCATCCATTTTGGAACAGGAACAGGATGATGACTCTGATGAGCTCAATGTGTTCAACACCCAGGTCAGGCAGATAGAAC GAaaacaaagggagataaataGAATATTCCAAGAATGTCAAGACCATTTGGACAAATATCAGGAGACCCTCCGCCTGGAGCAGGAAGATGAGGA tgaGAGACAGAAGGAGGCAGAAGCAGCTGTAGCGGAGGCGCAGGAAACTGAACGTAAGCAGAAGTTGCGTGAAGCAGAGGAGGCAGCAGAGGTTCTCAATCTTGTGgaggacagtgatgatgacatTGAAATCATTGGGTCATCGTTTGATCCAAATGTTGCAGCCAGCAGAAAGGCCATCATCAAGGCACACATGGCTGCCAGGCCTGCTGCCAAACAGCCAGTGAAGCAAGCAGATGCACCAGCCTCACAACCTGAGACACCTGCACAGAATGTCAC TGCCCCAGTGGCAGCTGGGGTGTCTGGTCAAGTGTCAGTAGCTCACCTGAGAGCTATCCTCACAGAAGCTATCAACAAGCAGATGCCAGGCTCACAGGCACATGCTCAGTCTCAGGCTCAACTTCTACAGTTACAACAG CAAGCCCAGAAGGGTGAGTTGACGCCCCTGCAGAAGCAGCTGAACACCGACATCACAAGCACAGCTCCCAAGACACCTGTTGCAATCCTGCCAAAAGTTTCTACAAAACCTAAAAGCTCATCTTCTTCTCAGGACTG GAAAGAGGTGGACATTGCATCTAAAGTGCTAGCCAAGAAGTTCAATGATATCTGGTACTCTGGAACAATAACTGACATTGTCAACAAGTTGGATCCACCAGATGTG AGAAAATATAAGGTGAAGTTTGACGGCAAGGGTATGAAGATTCTCTCTGGGAAGCACATTGCATACAGGGACCCAATACATGTAGTGCTAAAGGTTGGATCCAGATGTGTTG CACTGTATCGGGATGATGAAGCTAATGGTCCCAATTCCTTCTATGCTGGGATTGTTGCTGAGGCGCCAAGTGTCAAGAACCAAAAACG atatCTGATATTCTTTGATGATGGATATGCACAGTACTGTTATCCCAAGGAAATTCACAAAGTCTGCCATCAAA GTGACAATGTATGGGAAGATATTCACCCAGATTCTCAGGAATTTATCAAAGAATACCTCAAACAGTACCCAGAG AGGCCGATGGTGCGTCTGTTGaagggtcaggtggtcaggaccGAGTGGAATGGGAAGTG GTGGACAGCTAAGGTGATGGAAGTGGATGCTAGCCTGGTGAAGATGTTCTTCCAGGCTGACAAGCGAACTGAGTCGATATACAGAGGGTCTACCAGACTGGAACCTTTGTTTAAGGCACTG GCCAATGCAGAGGCTATCAAGGCAGCAGGAAGTAGCAAGGCTAGGCGCCACAATCTGGATCCTAAGGCCAACAGGAAGCCCCTTGTTGAGTATACTCGGGGAGTGTCGGAAGAACACTCAAATAAATCTGTGAACAAGCCAGCGACCCCACCTGCTGCCTCTACCCCAACATCTATAGCACCTACCCCTCCCCCACCTCAGGCTCTGGGCCCAGGGTACAACCAGAATCACCCTGCGGTCCAAGCATACCTCCAGGCTCGAGAAGCTGGTACCCAGCGGGCCCAACTGGCTACAACCATTCCTACCATGGGGGGAGAACACAAAAAACGTCCTGTTGCGAAGAAGAGCACCGGCAGCCGCCCCCTCCCAGTTACTCCACCTGTGACAACCTCTGCATGGGAAGCTCCTTGGCTGAAGCTGCCAAAACGAGGTGGAACAAATACTACTGTCAGTTCGGCCACCGTCACCAAGACAACCATGCCACAGGTGTCAGCTGCTGATAATGAAATGCGTAAAG CCTTCTACCAGGCCAGCAGTATCAGCAGCAACACAGTGGCCCAGGACATGGCCAGCGTCCTGCAGGAGCGGCTCAAGACTGTAGACGAGGCAGATATAG ATGAGGAGGCTCTAGGGGAAAGGATGGACACGATGCTGGACTTAAAGGAGAAAATCAGGAAGAAATTCA TTCCCCACACTTGTGGAAAGCAGTGCAAGAAGAACAATGATGAGGAGCTTGAGAAATTGAAGGGCCGCAGTACGCTCCTCAAACCTCTACTGTGTGGCTGGGAAAG GCATGTGTGTAAGCAGCGTCCAAGTGGTCGTCGTGTGGTGATGTATCAGGGACCATGCCAGAGACGACTTCGCTGTATAGAGGAAGTGGACCTGTATCTCTGTGTCACCGATTCTCCCCTCACCATCGACCTCTTCTGTTTCGATCCTGTGCTACATGTGCACACAGAGTTCGTGCCTGTCAAG ACATTTTGTGATATCAAGGATTTGTCATATGGCAAGGAAGCTGTCCCGATATCATGTATCAATGGAATAGATCGACAGTACCCGGACTATGTGGAGTATTCAAACCAGAGGATCCCAGCACAAGGGGTCAAGCTCAACCTTGACTCGGACTTCCTAATATGTTGTGACTGTACAGACAACTGTAGG GATAAGTCCAAGTGCCAGTGTTGCCAGCTCACCATTGAGCATACTGAGGCTCTGGGGCCCAACTATAGAGACCCCTCAGCCGGTTACGACTTCCGCAGGCTGAAGGAGCCGATATTTACAGG tatctttGAGTGCAATCCCCGCTGTAAGTGCGACAGTCGCTGTCACAATCGCCTGGCACAGAATGGGCTTAGTCTGCGTCTCCAGGTGTTCAAGACAGAGAAAAG GGGATGGGGCCTACGTTGCCTTGACGACATTCCAAAGGGAGGCTTCATCTGTATCTATGCTGGTCAACTGTTGACAGAAGGTGGTGCAAATGAG gatggtaaacaataTGGGGACGAGTACTTGGCTGAGTTGGACTTCATCGAGGTAGTGGAACGTCAGAAGGAGGGGTATGAGAGTGATGTGGAAGAAGATCAAGGTATTGGGGATGATGACTCACATGATGAAGAAGAAGGGGATGAAGCCGTCACGAGTGATACGTCTGACAG TGACTTTGCTGGTGAAGGAAATGACCAGAACGTAGAGCACAAAGAGCATGCCACCAG GTACGAGAAGAAGACAGCTGCCTGGGTGGACAGTATCTCCACTGATCCAAACTCAGCAGACCCGGCCTCAACTGACTCCGTGTCTCACCCTATCATGATTGATGATGAGGAAGAAGGTTCACTTCCTGTGGACAAACTTGAAAAGAAGGAGTCCATGGATTTTGATGAGCtgcctgaccttgaccttccagTGGAGAAGAAACCGTCGGCAAAGGAACTTACACCAGATAAACCGAAGCCTCGACTTGCGAGGAAGTCCACAACATCAGTTCATTCAG AACCCAAACATCCAGATGTTGATGAGAAAAAGATCATCACAG ATGCGAAAGAAGAAAGTGATTCAGACACTGAGCCTCAGAAAAATGAGAAACTTCTTGGTCGAG cCAGGAAAAGCACTGGTGGTTCTCGGTTTAAGAACTTACCGAACCCTCGAGCTCAGATGGGGCGCAAGGGTGAAGACAGTAAGACAC GAGAGAAGAGGGAGAGTCAGGATCAGCGACCTGGAACCCGCTTCTACTTCCGTGATGGACAGACCTGCTACATCATGGATGCTAAGTCCATGGGCAATATCGGCCGATACCTCAAT CACAGTTGCAGTCCAAACGTGTTTGTACAGAATGTGTTTGTGGACACACAGGACCTCCGGTTCCCATGGGTGGCCTTCTTTGCTGGACA ATATATCCGTGCGGGGACCGAGCTCACCTGGGACTACAACTATGAAGTGGGTAGTGTCCCAGACAAGGTGCTCTACTGCTACTGTGGCTCCTCCCAGTGCCGAGGCAGACTGCTCTAG